Proteins encoded together in one Candidatus Bathyarchaeia archaeon window:
- a CDS encoding branched-chain amino acid ABC transporter permease, translated as MPVLEGAVIYSNLLVLLSIGLTITYITTGVPNFAQGSFAVFGSYVSISLLRLAGLHPYHTLPVSLALGGFLGLAVYLGALKPLIARGARMVILMIATLAVDLIMLGCLGAYSDYLGLVTLKVAKKFIFTPLDFEWAGRPAIFSVSTLVVALMLLSLIILLYRTKFGVALRASMENPSLAEVMGVNVEQARMFSWGLSGALAAAAGSLLPFRQEIVPATGAIIIVSIFASSIVGGLSSLYGALLGGYTIGLSESLVTFHLTPVFGTGVLLYAKVVSLVMLIVALVLAPRGLTGLLWRGR; from the coding sequence ATGCCAGTGCTTGAGGGAGCGGTCATATACAGTAACCTACTCGTTCTGTTAAGCATAGGGTTGACGATCACCTACATTACCACCGGGGTTCCTAACTTTGCTCAAGGGTCCTTCGCCGTCTTCGGATCCTATGTGTCCATCAGCTTGCTACGATTGGCTGGGCTACATCCCTACCATACTCTACCAGTGTCCCTGGCGCTGGGAGGGTTCCTCGGGTTGGCCGTATACTTGGGAGCGTTGAAGCCACTGATCGCCCGAGGCGCTAGAATGGTGATTTTAATGATCGCAACCCTGGCAGTGGATTTAATCATGCTGGGATGCCTAGGAGCTTACTCAGATTATTTAGGCTTGGTCACATTAAAGGTTGCGAAGAAGTTTATCTTCACTCCTCTGGACTTTGAGTGGGCTGGTAGGCCGGCAATATTCTCGGTATCCACACTTGTGGTGGCCTTGATGCTCCTTAGTCTCATCATATTGCTTTACAGGACGAAGTTCGGCGTAGCCTTAAGGGCCTCGATGGAAAACCCATCCCTCGCGGAGGTTATGGGCGTAAACGTGGAACAGGCTAGGATGTTTTCATGGGGGCTTTCCGGCGCCTTGGCTGCGGCGGCAGGCAGCCTATTACCTTTCAGACAGGAGATCGTTCCAGCCACCGGGGCTATCATCATCGTCTCCATATTCGCGTCCAGCATCGTTGGAGGTTTATCCAGCCTGTATGGGGCATTGTTAGGCGGATATACCATAGGGTTATCAGAGTCTTTGGTTACCTTTCACCTGACACCGGTTTTCGGCACTGGGGTGCTGCTCTACGCCAAGGTAGTTTCTCTAGTGATGTTGATCGTCGCACTGGTGCTCGCTCCTAGAGGTCTTACAGGCTTGCTGTGGAGGGGGCGTTAA